Genomic DNA from Vicinamibacterales bacterium:
AATCATTAAATCCGAGCGACCATTTTCATATGCCTGATTTCGACCGAAGCTTCCCGCGACATACTGGGAATGACTGGTGGGAAAATTTTGAAACGCGCGTTTACTCGAGGAGACTGCCATGCCCAGAAGTTCGGCTAACTCGACGGCGTCAGCCTGTGCGCCACTCTTCCACACTTCATCTCCGAATCGAATTATTGGTCGTTTCGCTTCAATCAACAAGCGACTCAAGGCCTCAACCTTGTCGGCTGCTGGGCGAGGTTTCGGGTCGTACATGAACTTTTCGCCAGGCCAAATCCGCCCAGACACCCGTTCCCTTAAGCCGTTGCTCGAGTAGGCCACGTAGACCGGGCCGCCCGGCGCCGTTGAAGCCACCTTGTAGGCGCGGCGAATCGCGGCTGCTCCGGACGCGCCCTCACGCACTTCCCAGGAAATCTTTGTGAATTGTTTTGGGATATCCGCTTGAGTGAATCCAGGGCGGGGCGCCAAGCCCATGTTGTCACTGAAGATCGTGGTGTCGCTCATCCCAGCAGTCACCACCAACGCTGAGCCGTGGAAGTGCGAGTTGTACAACTGCCCGCCGGCTTGGGCCGTGCCCACCGCTGCGTGGATGTTCACGAATGCCGGCTTCTGCGTGACCTTGTGGTATCCATCGGCCATGGCGATGACGATGCCCTCGTGGAGGCCCATGATGAGTTGGAGGTCTGGCCGGTCGGTTAGGGCATCGAAAAAGGCTGTTTCCATCGAGCCAGGGTTGCTAAAGATGAACTTGGTGCCAGCTGCGCGGACTTGCTCCATCAGCAAATCACCGCCACTTCCCGTTTGATTGTAAAACGTCGGATCGTCGGGAGCTTCTTGGTTGTCCACGTTGGCTGCTTCAATCATCGACTGCGCGGCGCTAGCCGTCAGACCTGTGGCAATAAGTCGTTGGAAAAAATTTCGGCGCGACAGATGCCCGTCAAAGTATTCTTTTAATAGATTTTGCATAATTATTGCCCAGATCTTCTAACCATTCCGTCAGAGTTATTTGAATGAGAAACCACCACTTTTCCACCTCAAGAACCCTAACGGATAAGCCTAGGCGATTCGTATGACGACGATCATACGAAAGCGATAAGAACAGTAGGGTTTCTACGCGAGTAAAGCGTGCCGCTGTCTTTTTGGGGGGAGGGGAGGGGGGGGGGATCAACAACTGAGCCACATCATTGCACTTCTAAATGCTTTATGATTTCTAATTAGAATAGATTGTGTTTGGCGAGAGGCAATGTGGACTGTCACTACAGCCGATGTTGCATAACTAAGGATTCGACGTTTATGTCGCTCTTCGATCGATTCATTTCCTCAACCCTCCCATTTATTCCAAAGCAAGTTGTTCGTGCTATTGCAAACCCGTACATTGCCGGTGAGACGATCGACCATCTTTTGACGGTTATCGAGCAATTAAATGCAGATGGATACATTGCTGCAGCCGGCATGCTCGGCGAGTTTATCGAGGATCGCACTGCGGCGACTGAGGTTGTGGGCGAATACGAAAAGATACTCGCTGCGATTCAGCAACAACGGTTAGATAGCAATATCCATGTCAAGCCGACTCACCTCGGCTTGAAGCTCGACAAAGAATTCTGCTATCAGAACATACGAGTACTGGTGCAAGCCGCCCGTGCGCGCAAGATGTTCTTGCGAATCGACACGGAAGATTCGAGTTGTGTCGACGA
This window encodes:
- a CDS encoding thiamine pyrophosphate-binding protein, with protein sequence MQNLLKEYFDGHLSRRNFFQRLIATGLTASAAQSMIEAANVDNQEAPDDPTFYNQTGSGGDLLMEQVRAAGTKFIFSNPGSMETAFFDALTDRPDLQLIMGLHEGIVIAMADGYHKVTQKPAFVNIHAAVGTAQAGGQLYNSHFHGSALVVTAGMSDTTIFSDNMGLAPRPGFTQADIPKQFTKISWEVREGASGAAAIRRAYKVASTAPGGPVYVAYSSNGLRERVSGRIWPGEKFMYDPKPRPAADKVEALSRLLIEAKRPIIRFGDEVWKSGAQADAVELAELLGMAVSSSKRAFQNFPTSHSQYVAGSFGRNQAYENGRSDLMIQCGARDPGGSSIPDEPITAAGGQYVAIGMDTNDMGRTQPLDLAIVADCGETIRSLIDSVKSMATGERLSRIRQERLGVIEPAVLRRTNAVKQAARRNFDNSAIHPDRLDYEIAQAADLNAIIVEENFTGRQNFHNYGYRDNEKLLLTKAGSLGWGVGAAAGAQIAAPGRQVILNIGDGAVMYSSSGFWTMGRYEIPVLTIVWNNKNYQMVRSAYYRYQGRMVDADQFHGAYLGDPDIDFAKLAEAQGVSGERVTSPSDISAALKRGLAATRDGKPYVLDVAVSRMGGGASSTWHHKYSVGESARSMTQGEG